The following proteins are encoded in a genomic region of Dehalogenimonas sp. THU2:
- a CDS encoding FxsA family protein codes for MLLTLIFVVIPLMELALLIYIGNFIGVFNTVLIVIITGLLGAVLARSQGFAALSKIRSHIERGTPPGDDILQGALILIGGLLLLTPGVITDLAGFSLMIPQTRALASRAFKAFIMSKIRQGEIRHYRIR; via the coding sequence ATGCTTTTAACTTTGATATTCGTGGTCATTCCCCTCATGGAACTGGCCCTGCTCATCTATATCGGAAATTTCATCGGTGTTTTCAATACCGTTCTCATCGTCATAATAACCGGGCTGCTAGGCGCTGTGCTGGCCAGGAGCCAGGGGTTCGCCGCCCTTTCAAAGATCCGCAGCCATATCGAACGGGGCACCCCGCCCGGCGATGACATCCTCCAGGGGGCCTTGATCCTGATCGGGGGTTTGTTACTGCTGACACCCGGAGTCATCACCGACCTGGCCGGTTTTTCCCTCATGATCCCGCAAACCAGGGCGCTGGCTTCACGCGCATTTAAAGCTTTCATCATGAGTAAGATCCGCCAGGGAGAGATCCGCCATTACCGCATTCGCTAG
- a CDS encoding hemolysin III family protein gives MTIVAIPTLRLTDIIYRGRYAGGGDVIVINKTERFSHYSHLGGAVAAILGLLALLGLTWGRWDYMAVTLVYGLAVTTLFSFSAVYHALKRRDNEITVWRKLDHIAIFVMIAGSYTPLVYFYLEGAWRWGMIIGPWAIVLGGVFLKLFWLQAPRVLSPILYLGMGWLALIPLRELWLAMPRLAFWGVVAGGVAYSIGAVIYALKRPNPVPGVFGFHEIFHVWILIGAAIHFAVVVGAVV, from the coding sequence ATGACAATCGTCGCTATACCCACACTACGACTAACTGATATAATTTATCGCGGCAGGTATGCCGGTGGAGGCGATGTTATCGTAATCAACAAGACCGAGCGATTTTCTCATTATTCCCACCTGGGCGGCGCCGTCGCGGCGATCCTCGGGTTGCTGGCGCTGCTGGGGCTGACCTGGGGACGGTGGGATTACATGGCGGTGACGCTGGTTTACGGGCTGGCGGTAACCACCCTTTTTTCCTTCAGCGCTGTTTATCACGCTTTGAAAAGACGGGACAATGAGATAACCGTCTGGCGGAAACTGGATCATATCGCCATCTTCGTCATGATCGCCGGTAGTTACACGCCGCTGGTTTATTTTTATCTTGAAGGCGCCTGGCGCTGGGGCATGATCATCGGTCCGTGGGCGATCGTGCTGGGGGGTGTCTTTTTAAAGCTGTTCTGGCTGCAGGCTCCCCGGGTGCTGTCGCCGATCTTGTACCTGGGCATGGGCTGGCTGGCGCTGATACCCCTGCGGGAATTGTGGCTGGCGATGCCCCGACTGGCCTTCTGGGGGGTGGTGGCGGGGGGCGTGGCTTACAGCATCGGCGCCGTCATCTACGCGTTGAAACGGCCCAATCCGGTTCCCGGTGTTTTCGGTTTCCATGAGATATTCCATGTCTGGATACTCATCGGCGCGGCCATTCATTTTGCCGTGGTGGTGGGTGCGGTGGTTTAG
- a CDS encoding ATP-binding cassette domain-containing protein, which produces MHAVTLSNVNKTYGAKRVVDGVSFEVASGEIFALIGPNGAGKSTTIRMMMDIIKPDSGDIRIMGEHLGERSKNRIGYLPEERGLYRKLKIMDTIAYLASLKGAGRDAAIERAEVLLKRFDLFEHRYKKIEELSKGMGQLIQFVVTVAHNPDLIILDEPFAGLDPVNSRLLKNTIKDFRAEGKAIILSTHRMNEVEEMCDRLFMINKGRRILHGKLDEIRRQYRSHAAIVESESPLPALLKGVTGRKTTGNSTELMLNGDTSPQALLEELVAAGVPIDRFEISIPSLDEIFVQVVKQP; this is translated from the coding sequence GTGCACGCCGTAACTCTCTCCAACGTCAATAAAACCTACGGCGCCAAACGCGTTGTCGACGGTGTCTCCTTCGAGGTCGCCAGCGGCGAGATATTCGCGCTCATCGGTCCCAACGGCGCCGGTAAATCAACCACCATCCGCATGATGATGGACATCATCAAGCCGGACAGCGGCGATATCAGGATCATGGGCGAGCATTTGGGTGAGCGTTCCAAGAACCGTATTGGATACCTGCCCGAGGAACGCGGCCTCTACCGCAAGCTCAAGATCATGGACACTATCGCCTACCTGGCCTCCCTCAAGGGTGCCGGCAGGGACGCGGCTATCGAGCGGGCGGAGGTCCTTCTGAAGCGTTTCGACCTGTTCGAGCACCGCTACAAGAAGATCGAAGAACTGTCCAAAGGTATGGGGCAGCTCATCCAGTTCGTGGTCACAGTCGCCCATAACCCCGACCTTATCATCCTCGACGAACCATTTGCCGGGCTGGATCCGGTCAATTCCCGTCTTCTCAAAAACACCATCAAGGACTTCCGGGCCGAAGGCAAGGCCATCATCCTGTCCACCCACCGCATGAACGAGGTGGAAGAGATGTGCGACCGGCTGTTCATGATCAACAAAGGCCGCCGCATCCTTCACGGCAAACTCGATGAGATCCGGCGGCAATACCGCAGCCACGCCGCCATCGTCGAGAGCGAATCCCCGCTGCCGGCCTTGCTCAAAGGCGTCACCGGCAGAAAAACCACGGGCAACTCCACCGAACTGATGCTCAACGGCGATACTTCGCCGCAGGCATTACTCGAAGAACTGGTAGCCGCTGGGGTGCCCATCGACCGTTTCGAAATATCCATTCCCAGCCTGGATGAGATCTTCGTTCAGGTAGTGAAACAGCCATGA
- a CDS encoding LysE family transporter yields MLALLASVFIISLSGALMPGPMFATVLAKSYKSPWAGAQASLGHAVVEVPLIMLIYFGAATFFEQTAVQFILGVAGGGMVVWMGIGMFRARKVLATGQKDTPYNAFTAGIMLSAGNPFFILWWATVGALLVLRAAEFGTGGLWALVLTHWSVDLIWLSIVSALVYKTHRLWAPAFQVAVFTACSLLLVGFGGWFMVSGFQAIA; encoded by the coding sequence ATGCTGGCTTTACTTGCTTCAGTCTTCATCATCTCCCTCTCCGGCGCGTTGATGCCCGGGCCGATGTTTGCCACGGTGCTGGCTAAGAGCTATAAATCGCCGTGGGCCGGGGCGCAGGCGTCGCTGGGACATGCAGTCGTCGAGGTACCGCTTATAATGCTCATCTACTTCGGCGCCGCCACGTTCTTCGAGCAGACGGCGGTGCAGTTCATCCTTGGGGTGGCGGGTGGGGGCATGGTGGTGTGGATGGGCATCGGTATGTTCCGCGCCCGTAAGGTTTTGGCCACCGGGCAGAAGGACACTCCTTACAACGCTTTCACCGCCGGCATCATGCTCTCGGCGGGCAATCCGTTCTTCATTTTGTGGTGGGCAACGGTTGGGGCGCTCTTGGTGCTGAGGGCGGCTGAATTCGGCACAGGCGGGCTGTGGGCGCTGGTCCTGACGCACTGGTCGGTCGATTTAATCTGGCTTTCGATAGTCTCGGCGCTGGTGTATAAAACCCACCGGCTGTGGGCGCCGGCGTTCCAGGTGGCGGTGTTCACCGCCTGTTCTTTACTGCTGGTGGGCTTTGGGGGGTGGTTCATGGTGTCGGGGTTCCAGGCGATCGCATAG
- a CDS encoding YajQ family cyclic di-GMP-binding protein produces the protein MPSLDVVSDVDMQALDNAINNVKREITTRYDFRNIKSEITLDRKEKTIHMESGDDVKVKAMTEILIGQVIRFGLDSKCLDFGKMDATAQGGAEIEVKIKEGIPKETAQKIVKFIKSLKLKVEPAIQGEQLRITGKQIDDLQAIMTQLKDQDFDVPLQFVNMKR, from the coding sequence ATGCCATCTTTAGATGTAGTCAGCGATGTCGATATGCAGGCGCTGGATAACGCTATCAATAACGTCAAACGCGAGATCACCACGCGTTACGATTTCAGGAATATTAAGAGCGAGATTACTCTCGACCGCAAGGAAAAGACCATCCACATGGAAAGCGGCGACGACGTCAAGGTCAAGGCCATGACCGAGATCCTCATCGGCCAGGTGATACGTTTCGGGCTGGATTCGAAATGCCTGGACTTCGGCAAGATGGACGCCACGGCGCAGGGCGGGGCGGAGATCGAGGTCAAGATCAAAGAGGGCATCCCCAAGGAGACGGCGCAGAAGATCGTCAAATTCATCAAGTCGCTCAAACTTAAGGTGGAGCCGGCCATCCAGGGCGAGCAATTGCGGATCACCGGCAAGCAGATCGATGACCTGCAGGCGATCATGACGCAGCTCAAGGATCAGGATTTCGATGTGCCGTTGCAGTTTGTGAATATGAAACGGTAG
- a CDS encoding ABC transporter permease yields the protein MNKTYLIFTHEFRTLIRRVGFIVMTVAFPLIGLLAILGGQIISGITDGGDPGPVDTIEIGYVDAASLITGHEEQGFIQFIRFDTIEAANQTLVAGDIAEYIIISPDYLDNASIVRFTPSRSLDTPGDRFNAIRNLLLDNLLTPEISPELIDRVKIPVNLSNVVIDPATGLPADSQGGFSEFVLPYIFSILLVMSIFTSSGYLLQGLAEEKENRIMEVLLSSVSSRQLITGKVLGLGAAGLAQMAIWLVSARLLAGLASDNFSEILGAIQVSATFIFLGLAYFILGYLLYAIIMAAVGSIGSTARESQQMATIFSLLAVSPLWGMVFIIENPHAPLSVFLTLFPFTAPITTIIRIGIADVPLWQIAASMTIMALTTVGLLLLSAKIFRTFLLMYGKTPKFGEIIRLLRQA from the coding sequence ATGAACAAGACCTACCTGATTTTCACCCATGAGTTCCGGACGCTGATCCGCCGCGTCGGTTTCATCGTCATGACCGTCGCCTTCCCGCTGATTGGACTGCTGGCCATCCTGGGCGGGCAGATAATCTCCGGCATCACCGATGGCGGCGACCCCGGACCTGTCGACACCATCGAGATCGGGTATGTGGATGCAGCGTCGCTCATCACCGGACATGAAGAACAGGGTTTCATCCAGTTCATCCGTTTCGACACGATCGAGGCGGCCAATCAAACCCTCGTCGCCGGGGACATCGCGGAATACATCATCATCAGCCCTGATTACCTGGACAACGCCTCTATCGTCCGCTTCACTCCCTCCCGTTCCCTGGACACGCCCGGCGACCGCTTCAACGCCATCCGGAATCTGCTGCTGGACAACCTGCTCACCCCGGAGATTTCACCGGAACTTATCGACCGCGTCAAGATACCGGTGAACCTATCCAACGTGGTCATCGATCCCGCCACCGGCCTCCCTGCCGATTCCCAAGGCGGTTTTTCCGAATTTGTCCTGCCGTACATCTTCAGCATCCTGCTGGTGATGTCCATCTTCACCTCTTCCGGCTACCTGCTTCAGGGTCTGGCGGAAGAGAAAGAAAACCGGATCATGGAGGTGCTGCTCTCCAGCGTCTCCAGCCGCCAGCTTATCACCGGCAAGGTCCTGGGGCTGGGCGCAGCAGGTCTGGCGCAGATGGCGATCTGGCTGGTATCGGCGCGGCTGCTGGCAGGTCTGGCCTCGGACAATTTCTCAGAGATCCTCGGCGCCATTCAGGTTTCTGCCACCTTCATTTTCCTGGGGCTGGCCTACTTCATCCTGGGTTACCTGTTGTACGCCATCATCATGGCCGCCGTCGGCAGCATCGGCTCAACCGCCCGGGAGAGCCAGCAGATGGCCACCATCTTCAGCCTGCTGGCTGTTTCTCCTCTCTGGGGCATGGTCTTCATCATCGAAAACCCCCACGCGCCCCTATCTGTCTTTTTAACCTTGTTCCCCTTCACCGCGCCCATCACCACCATCATCCGCATCGGTATCGCCGATGTACCCCTGTGGCAGATCGCCGCCAGCATGACCATCATGGCGCTCACCACTGTCGGTTTGCTCCTGCTTTCCGCCAAGATCTTCCGCACCTTCCTGCTGATGTACGGTAAAACCCCAAAGTTCGGCGAGATCATCCGCCTCCTGCGACAGGCGTGA
- a CDS encoding 50S ribosomal protein L25 — protein MDKIEITLTERTVTGNKNRFLRRAGVTPCHIFGHNIPSETLQADTAALQHVISVAGKTRLVSMDTGAKEPRMAFIREVQRTPVGANLLHVDFYQVKMTEKITAKIPLHLIGEAPALKTKGRILAHPIAFVEVESLPAKLPASINIDISVLATLEDAIHVRDLKLDSAVTVLTDPDALIAKVGEISVKAEAEEVAAAAVAAPAEGAAAE, from the coding sequence ATGGATAAAATCGAAATTACCCTTACTGAGCGCACCGTCACCGGCAACAAGAACCGCTTCCTGCGTCGCGCCGGGGTTACCCCGTGCCACATTTTCGGCCACAACATCCCGTCGGAAACTCTCCAGGCCGATACCGCCGCCCTTCAGCATGTCATCTCCGTCGCTGGCAAAACCCGCCTGGTTTCAATGGATACCGGCGCCAAAGAGCCGCGGATGGCCTTTATCAGGGAAGTGCAGCGCACCCCCGTCGGAGCTAACCTGCTCCATGTCGATTTCTACCAGGTCAAGATGACTGAAAAGATCACCGCCAAAATCCCCCTGCACTTAATTGGTGAGGCCCCGGCACTCAAAACCAAGGGCCGCATCCTGGCTCACCCGATCGCTTTCGTTGAAGTCGAGAGCCTTCCGGCTAAACTGCCGGCTTCCATCAACATCGATATTTCCGTACTCGCCACCCTGGAAGACGCCATCCACGTCCGCGATCTGAAACTTGATTCCGCCGTGACCGTGCTCACCGACCCGGACGCCCTGATCGCCAAGGTCGGCGAGATAAGCGTCAAGGCCGAGGCTGAAGAGGTTGCGGCTGCGGCCGTAGCCGCGCCCGCCGAAGGCGCCGCCGCCGAGTAA
- a CDS encoding YdeI/OmpD-associated family protein: MPEFDAIIQSPPDAPRAAFICVPFDVKETFGTRARVAVKGTFDGVEYRGTIKPMTGGHVIGVNAEIRKALGKHTGDTIHVIMEKDTEQRTVEIPADLLTALDNNPAAHDYFNKLPYSHRNEYVENIIEAKKPETRTRRVEKMVNDLKGRVETRSQ, from the coding sequence ATGCCTGAATTCGACGCCATCATCCAGAGCCCGCCCGACGCCCCCCGCGCCGCCTTTATCTGCGTGCCCTTCGATGTAAAAGAAACCTTCGGCACACGCGCCCGCGTCGCCGTTAAAGGGACTTTCGACGGGGTGGAATACCGCGGCACCATCAAGCCCATGACCGGCGGCCATGTCATCGGAGTCAACGCGGAAATACGCAAAGCCCTGGGCAAACATACTGGCGACACCATCCACGTGATAATGGAAAAGGACACCGAACAACGCACCGTCGAAATTCCCGCCGACCTCTTGACAGCCCTGGACAATAACCCCGCCGCCCATGACTACTTCAACAAACTGCCCTACAGTCACCGCAATGAATATGTGGAAAACATCATCGAGGCCAAGAAACCGGAGACCCGGACGCGGCGGGTGGAGAAGATGGTCAACGACTTGAAGGGAAGAGTAGAAACTCGCTCACAATAG
- a CDS encoding DNA double-strand break repair nuclease NurA — MSLDITKVAGQIGSMAEKLKQSGAERSAALTAAATRLSSGIDTATLRDKVRLSKTGFLLAAPSGEIDERHQPSSPPPSYSVIATDGSHIDFDRHHSAPCCLINIGTVRLDYGDDFGAALDSLPRLLSEDDELVIRDPDGNRETPLQGALLGIKRDVEEFSALAELAAALPPDHPALALSDGTLIRWSLTTQNYDAYVLRELLDNGYLKCLGDFRKLCTGRPLGLASYISQPGGEEVVNTLRLTLCPWEPANCDKHCGDLKPGTRPCDPLSGVSDSKLFDRFLDVGERSAVFESTSKVLGQYYGEHRICFFYLKLEDEIARVELPCWLAEAPGRIAFIHSLILEQVKKGNGYPVALAEAHEQAVVTGADRAVFYEVVDVYLAEQGLPTNISAKSFIKQARWV; from the coding sequence TTGTCTCTCGACATCACCAAGGTAGCGGGGCAGATCGGCTCCATGGCTGAGAAACTGAAGCAAAGCGGCGCCGAACGCAGTGCTGCCCTGACCGCTGCTGCGACCCGCCTTTCCAGCGGCATCGATACCGCCACCCTCCGCGACAAGGTGCGCCTTAGCAAAACCGGCTTCCTGCTGGCTGCCCCATCGGGTGAGATCGATGAAAGGCACCAGCCCTCCTCCCCGCCCCCCTCCTACTCCGTCATCGCCACCGACGGCTCCCATATCGATTTCGACCGCCACCACTCCGCCCCCTGCTGTCTCATCAACATCGGCACGGTGCGGCTGGACTACGGCGATGATTTCGGCGCCGCCCTGGACAGCCTGCCGCGCCTCCTGTCGGAAGATGACGAACTGGTCATCCGCGACCCTGATGGTAACCGGGAAACGCCCCTCCAAGGGGCGCTGCTTGGCATCAAACGTGACGTCGAGGAATTTTCCGCCCTGGCGGAACTGGCGGCAGCGCTGCCGCCGGACCACCCCGCCCTCGCCCTGTCCGACGGCACACTCATCCGCTGGAGCCTGACCACTCAGAATTATGACGCCTATGTCCTCCGCGAACTGCTGGATAACGGCTACCTGAAATGCCTCGGCGATTTCAGAAAGCTCTGCACCGGTCGGCCGCTGGGGCTGGCCAGTTACATCTCTCAGCCGGGCGGCGAGGAGGTGGTCAACACCCTCCGCCTGACGCTCTGCCCCTGGGAACCCGCCAACTGCGATAAGCATTGCGGCGACTTGAAGCCCGGCACCCGCCCCTGCGACCCGCTCTCAGGCGTCTCCGATTCCAAGCTCTTCGATCGCTTTCTCGATGTTGGGGAACGCTCCGCCGTCTTCGAGAGCACCTCCAAGGTACTGGGACAGTACTACGGCGAGCACCGCATCTGCTTCTTCTACCTTAAACTGGAAGACGAAATAGCCCGCGTCGAGCTGCCCTGCTGGCTGGCTGAGGCCCCTGGCCGGATCGCTTTCATCCATTCACTCATCCTGGAACAGGTCAAAAAAGGCAACGGCTACCCCGTCGCCCTGGCTGAAGCCCACGAGCAGGCAGTGGTCACCGGCGCCGACCGGGCGGTCTTCTACGAGGTGGTGGACGTCTATCTGGCAGAGCAGGGCTTGCCCACCAACATCTCAGCCAAGAGCTTCATCAAACAAGCGAGATGGGTCTAA
- the metF gene encoding methylenetetrahydrofolate reductase [NAD(P)H] → MNVRDIYNRKGIVFSFELFPPKTEEAASELFDTIKELKPLELPCVSVTYGAGGSTRELTHDLLVRIQKETDLTVISHLTCVGSTREEIRQILEKYRQSGIENILALRGDPPKGQTTFVPEVGGFSYAIELVKFIKENFPEMGVGVAGYPEGHPQTPNRLTEIEYLKAKVDAGADYICTQLFFDNRDFYDFRERCALAGIDVPIVAGISPITSVKMMKRMADLAAGTHFPAPLLRAINRAENDECVREVGVHWAAEQVRDLVDRGVDGIHFYTLNKSDATLQIYKALGVTSSKTLA, encoded by the coding sequence ATGAACGTCAGGGATATCTACAACCGAAAAGGCATCGTCTTCAGCTTTGAACTTTTTCCGCCCAAGACGGAAGAAGCCGCGTCGGAACTGTTCGACACCATTAAAGAGCTCAAGCCGCTGGAACTTCCCTGCGTATCGGTGACCTACGGCGCCGGCGGATCGACGCGGGAACTTACCCACGATCTGCTGGTGCGAATCCAGAAGGAGACCGACCTGACCGTCATCTCCCACCTGACCTGCGTCGGCTCGACGCGGGAAGAGATCCGCCAGATACTGGAAAAATACCGGCAAAGCGGTATCGAGAACATACTGGCCCTCCGCGGCGACCCGCCCAAGGGGCAGACCACTTTTGTCCCGGAGGTGGGGGGCTTCAGCTACGCTATCGAACTGGTGAAATTCATCAAGGAGAATTTTCCGGAGATGGGTGTTGGGGTGGCCGGCTATCCCGAAGGGCACCCCCAGACCCCAAACCGCCTCACCGAGATCGAGTACCTGAAAGCCAAGGTGGACGCCGGGGCGGATTACATCTGCACCCAGCTCTTCTTCGACAACCGGGACTTCTACGACTTCCGCGAGCGCTGCGCCCTGGCTGGCATCGACGTGCCCATCGTGGCGGGTATCTCCCCCATCACCTCGGTGAAGATGATGAAAAGAATGGCCGATCTGGCGGCAGGGACCCACTTCCCGGCACCGCTACTGCGCGCCATCAACCGGGCGGAGAACGACGAGTGCGTCAGGGAAGTAGGCGTTCACTGGGCGGCGGAGCAGGTGCGGGATTTGGTGGACCGGGGTGTGGATGGCATTCACTTCTACACGCTGAACAAATCAGATGCAACCTTGCAGATATATAAGGCGTTGGGGGTTACGAGTTCGAAGACGCTTGCTTGA